The proteins below are encoded in one region of Paraburkholderia aromaticivorans:
- a CDS encoding IclR family transcriptional regulator, with product MTKADTPTLRAFALLEHLVNSDGPVSLADIAQDVALPKASLHRMLASLEAGGLVIREPGQKNAYVIGPRLAQLALGVVMHSGARRLRHAILARLVADLGETCNLTMLHETEVLYLDRMEAPWPLRLDLKPGSHVPAYCSASGKLLLSMLPREQRSALVRALKLERFTQNTITDPELLEAELDRTAHKRIAIDNEEFLAGIVCVAAPVVDANGACIAAIAVHAPVSRAPLSRALEFVPRLQEAAKELAATF from the coding sequence ATGACCAAAGCGGATACTCCGACGCTGCGCGCGTTTGCGTTGCTCGAACACCTCGTCAACTCGGACGGCCCGGTGTCGCTTGCCGATATCGCGCAGGACGTCGCGCTGCCCAAGGCGTCGCTGCATCGCATGCTGGCTTCGTTGGAGGCAGGCGGACTTGTGATTCGCGAGCCCGGCCAGAAGAACGCGTATGTGATCGGGCCGCGGCTCGCACAGCTCGCGTTGGGCGTGGTGATGCATTCCGGCGCGCGGCGCCTGCGTCATGCGATCCTCGCGCGTCTGGTGGCCGATCTCGGCGAGACCTGCAATCTGACCATGCTGCACGAAACCGAGGTGCTGTACCTCGACCGCATGGAAGCGCCGTGGCCGTTACGCCTCGATCTCAAACCCGGTTCGCACGTCCCCGCATATTGCAGCGCGAGCGGCAAGCTGCTGCTGTCCATGCTGCCGCGCGAACAGCGCTCGGCGCTGGTGCGCGCGCTGAAGCTCGAACGCTTCACGCAGAACACCATCACCGATCCGGAACTGCTCGAGGCGGAACTCGACCGGACCGCGCACAAGCGCATTGCGATCGATAACGAGGAGTTTCTGGCTGGGATCGTGTGCGTAGCGGCGCCCGTTGTCGATGCCAACGGCGCCTGTATTGCAGCGATTGCCGTGCATGCGCCGGTTTCGCGCGCGCCGCTGTCGCGCGCGCTCGAATTCGTGCCGCGTCTTCAGGAAGCCGCCAAGGAACTCGCGGCAACCTTCTGA
- a CDS encoding IclR family transcriptional regulator, whose amino-acid sequence MQALCSSPRGEPLAEDSRALRALAVLEQLAAAGQPFSLSQLSLRLHIPKATLMRLIESLEAQGYVTHLPDSRGTDRGITLGPKAAQLALTTLSNNTFGRACRSLLRSLVDALGETCNLTALDHDTVLYLERVETTEPLRLHLQPGTRVPLHCTASGKLFLSQMPPAERRPVLARLTLERRTQATLTELNLLEAELDRLAVRGIGIDNEELVRGMVAVAVPVRDAGDGHVLAALAIHAPTARASLNDLLKAVPKLKDAAQKLAPLLSAGPSTEHPYHER is encoded by the coding sequence ATGCAAGCACTCTGCTCGTCCCCACGCGGTGAACCTCTCGCCGAGGATTCACGGGCTCTGCGCGCATTGGCCGTGCTCGAACAGCTCGCGGCCGCGGGACAGCCGTTTTCGCTTTCGCAACTGTCGCTGCGCCTGCACATTCCCAAAGCCACGCTGATGCGGCTGATCGAATCGCTCGAAGCGCAGGGCTACGTGACGCATCTGCCCGATTCGCGCGGCACGGACCGTGGCATCACGCTGGGTCCGAAAGCGGCGCAACTCGCGCTCACCACGCTATCCAACAACACGTTCGGGCGAGCCTGCCGTTCGCTGCTGCGCTCGCTGGTGGATGCGCTCGGCGAAACCTGCAACCTCACCGCGCTGGACCACGACACCGTCCTCTATCTGGAGCGCGTGGAGACCACTGAACCGCTGCGCCTGCATCTGCAGCCCGGCACGCGCGTGCCCTTGCACTGCACGGCGAGCGGCAAGCTGTTCCTCTCGCAGATGCCACCGGCCGAGCGCCGTCCCGTGCTCGCACGGCTGACGCTGGAGCGCAGAACACAAGCCACGCTGACGGAGCTGAATCTGCTCGAAGCGGAACTCGACCGGCTCGCCGTGCGCGGGATCGGCATCGACAACGAGGAGCTGGTGCGCGGCATGGTGGCAGTTGCGGTGCCGGTGCGCGATGCCGGCGACGGGCACGTGCTGGCCGCGCTGGCGATTCATGCGCCGACCGCGCGAGCAAGCCTGAACGACCTGCTGAAGGCCGTGCCGAAACTCAAGGACGCGGCGCAGAAGCTCGCTCCGCTGTTATCCGCCGGCCCTTCCACGGAGCATCCGTACCATGAGCGTTGA
- a CDS encoding GMC family oxidoreductase, whose protein sequence is MADRFDFVVVGAGSAGCVLANRLSEGGRYSVCLLEAGPADRFMWIHIPIGYGKTMFHPVYNWGFYTDPDPNMHNRRLYWPRGRTLGGSSSINGLIYVRGQKDDYDHWGRLGNRGWSWQDCLPYFKRLEHNELGEGPTRGVDGPLWASTIKQRHELVDAFIAASNSLGVASIDDFNTGDQEGVGYYQLTTRRGFRCSTAVAYLKPARQRQNLHVETDAMASKILFEGTRACGVQYRQHGALREVRANREVILTAGALQSPQLLQLSGVGPAALLGEFGIPVVANRAGVGENLQDHLQIRLIYEVAKPITTNDQLRSWTGRAKMGLQWALMRSGPLAVGINQGGMFCRALPEESATPDIQFHFSTLSADSAGGNVHDFPGCTYSICQLRPESRGAVRIRSADPREAPSIQPNYLDTDLDRRTTIAGVRFARRVAAAEPMAGLMKREVRPGADAQTDDELLDFCREYGQTIFHPSGTAKMGAAGDPLAVVDERLRVYGTQGLRVVDCSIMPTLVSGNTNVPIVMVAEKASDMILHDASGVDRGVATTPAAKVAA, encoded by the coding sequence ATGGCAGACCGATTCGACTTCGTCGTCGTCGGCGCGGGATCCGCGGGTTGTGTGCTAGCCAACCGGCTTTCCGAAGGCGGCCGCTACTCGGTATGTCTACTCGAAGCCGGCCCCGCCGATCGCTTCATGTGGATTCATATCCCCATCGGCTATGGCAAGACGATGTTTCACCCGGTCTACAACTGGGGCTTCTATACCGATCCCGATCCGAACATGCACAACCGCCGGCTCTATTGGCCGCGCGGCCGCACGCTGGGCGGCAGCAGTTCGATCAACGGTCTGATCTATGTACGCGGACAGAAGGACGATTACGACCACTGGGGCCGCCTTGGCAATCGCGGCTGGAGCTGGCAGGACTGCCTGCCGTATTTCAAAAGGCTGGAACACAACGAGCTGGGCGAAGGTCCGACGCGCGGTGTCGACGGGCCGCTGTGGGCCTCGACGATCAAGCAGCGTCACGAACTGGTCGACGCGTTTATTGCGGCCTCGAATTCGTTAGGCGTGGCAAGCATCGACGACTTCAATACGGGCGATCAGGAGGGCGTCGGCTACTATCAGTTGACCACTCGCCGCGGGTTTCGCTGCTCGACGGCCGTTGCTTATCTGAAGCCCGCACGGCAGCGCCAGAACCTGCATGTGGAAACCGACGCGATGGCGTCGAAGATTCTCTTCGAAGGTACCCGTGCCTGTGGCGTGCAGTACCGGCAGCACGGTGCGTTGCGGGAAGTACGCGCCAATCGCGAAGTGATCCTGACCGCCGGCGCGCTGCAGTCGCCGCAATTGCTGCAACTATCCGGCGTGGGACCAGCCGCGCTGCTGGGCGAGTTCGGCATTCCCGTGGTCGCCAATCGCGCGGGCGTCGGCGAGAACTTGCAGGACCATCTGCAAATCCGTCTGATCTATGAAGTGGCGAAACCAATCACGACCAACGATCAACTGCGTTCGTGGACGGGGCGCGCGAAGATGGGCCTGCAATGGGCGCTGATGCGCAGCGGTCCGCTCGCGGTCGGCATCAACCAGGGCGGCATGTTCTGTCGGGCGTTGCCTGAAGAATCGGCGACACCGGATATCCAGTTCCATTTCTCGACGTTGTCGGCGGACTCCGCCGGCGGCAATGTGCACGATTTTCCCGGCTGTACTTACTCGATCTGTCAGTTGCGCCCCGAATCGCGCGGCGCGGTGCGCATTCGCAGCGCCGATCCGCGTGAGGCGCCGTCCATTCAGCCGAATTATCTGGACACCGATCTGGACCGGCGCACGACTATCGCCGGCGTGCGTTTCGCGCGCCGAGTCGCGGCGGCCGAGCCGATGGCAGGGCTGATGAAACGCGAGGTGCGGCCCGGCGCGGATGCGCAGACCGACGACGAACTGCTGGATTTCTGCCGGGAGTACGGACAGACAATTTTCCATCCATCTGGTACAGCAAAGATGGGAGCGGCGGGCGATCCGCTCGCGGTGGTCGATGAACGTTTGCGCGTGTACGGCACGCAGGGGCTGCGCGTGGTCGATTGCTCGATCATGCCGACGCTCGTCTCGGGCAATACGAATGTGCCAATCGTGATGGTGGCTGAAAAAGCGTCCGACATGATTCTGCACGACGCAAGCGGCGTCGATCGAGGCGTGGCGACGACGCCCGCGGCAAAAGTGGCCGCTTAA
- a CDS encoding MFS transporter: protein MAIDPRAIRRVAFASVIGATVEWYDFFLYGVVAGIVFNKLYFPASDPLVSTLLAYSTFAVGFVTRPLGGVIFGHFGDRMGRKSALILTLIIMGISTAGVAFVPTYAQIGIWAPILLLSLRVLQGIGLGGEWGGAVLMAYEYAPPEKRGLYASLPQIGLSIGLCLASGMVAALSRLLPETAFLSWGWRIAFGASLGLVLIGLYIRAKVMETPEFLALKRNRREAKIPFVDMITRYRGAVVLGMGARYIDGVFFNIFAVFSIGYLTQHVSMSRTDALLGVMIAAAVMCFFIPLFGGMSDKLGRARVYFWGSLICGVSVFPAFWLIEMQPANTLLIWAAIVVPFGIFYAMVYGPEAALFAELFDAEVRYTGISFVYQFSGIFASGLTPIIATILMRLNGGKPWTVCAYVLFSALISALSVRAIERKRAGAFDAVVHARS, encoded by the coding sequence ATGGCAATCGATCCCCGCGCTATCCGTCGCGTTGCGTTCGCCAGCGTGATCGGCGCAACCGTCGAATGGTATGACTTTTTTCTTTACGGAGTGGTCGCCGGCATCGTATTCAACAAGCTCTATTTCCCCGCCAGCGATCCGCTCGTGTCGACGCTGCTCGCCTATTCGACTTTTGCGGTGGGTTTCGTGACGCGGCCGCTCGGCGGCGTGATATTCGGTCATTTCGGGGATCGTATGGGCCGTAAGTCCGCGTTGATTCTGACGCTCATCATCATGGGGATATCGACGGCGGGCGTCGCGTTCGTTCCCACTTACGCGCAGATCGGCATCTGGGCGCCGATTCTGTTGTTGTCGCTGCGCGTGCTGCAAGGCATCGGGCTCGGCGGCGAATGGGGCGGCGCGGTGCTGATGGCCTATGAATACGCGCCACCCGAAAAGCGTGGCTTGTACGCGAGCCTGCCGCAGATCGGTTTGTCGATCGGACTCTGTCTCGCATCGGGGATGGTCGCCGCGCTCTCCCGCTTATTGCCCGAAACGGCCTTCCTGTCGTGGGGCTGGCGGATCGCGTTCGGCGCATCGCTCGGTCTCGTTCTGATCGGCCTGTATATTCGAGCCAAAGTGATGGAAACGCCCGAATTCCTCGCGCTCAAACGCAATCGGCGCGAAGCGAAGATTCCGTTCGTCGACATGATCACGCGCTATCGCGGCGCCGTGGTGCTCGGCATGGGCGCGCGCTATATCGACGGCGTGTTCTTCAATATCTTCGCCGTGTTCTCGATCGGCTACCTTACGCAGCATGTCTCGATGAGCCGCACCGACGCCTTGCTCGGCGTGATGATTGCGGCCGCCGTGATGTGTTTTTTCATCCCGCTGTTCGGCGGCATGTCCGATAAGCTCGGCCGCGCGCGGGTGTATTTCTGGGGCTCGCTGATTTGCGGCGTGTCGGTGTTTCCGGCTTTCTGGCTCATCGAAATGCAGCCGGCCAACACGCTGTTGATCTGGGCGGCCATCGTGGTGCCCTTCGGCATTTTCTACGCCATGGTGTACGGCCCTGAGGCGGCATTGTTTGCCGAACTGTTCGATGCCGAAGTGCGTTATACGGGTATCTCGTTCGTGTATCAGTTCTCGGGTATCTTCGCGAGCGGGCTCACGCCGATCATCGCGACGATCCTGATGCGGCTGAACGGCGGTAAGCCATGGACCGTGTGCGCGTATGTGCTGTTCTCGGCTTTGATATCGGCGCTGTCGGTGCGCGCGATCGAGAGGAAGCGGGCGGGTGCGTTCGATGCGGTGGTGCACGCGCGGTCGTGA
- a CDS encoding IclR family transcriptional regulator, giving the protein MSTSNQSNAAAVRAFRVLETLAEAGSPLSMTELVNALGLPKQTVHRILVQLMDAWLVTRGAGDRLYECSPRVRMLAVNVLMHAGPAAARHVLLEQLVAKIGETCNLTMLSGNDIVYVDRVETEWPLRMHLQPGSHVPLHCSASGKLLLSFLPKDRRERVIETLPLRGYSERTITDRDALRKELTTTRRRLLAINNQEHLQGLIAIAVPVMLDRNRACAAIAVQAPVGRVTLDDLLAFVPDLRHAAEETAKTFRE; this is encoded by the coding sequence ATGTCGACGTCAAACCAGTCGAATGCAGCTGCAGTGCGCGCGTTTCGCGTGCTCGAAACGCTTGCCGAAGCGGGCAGCCCGCTTTCAATGACGGAACTCGTGAATGCGCTCGGCCTGCCCAAGCAGACCGTCCACCGCATCCTCGTGCAATTGATGGATGCGTGGCTCGTCACGCGCGGCGCGGGCGATCGTCTTTACGAATGTTCGCCACGCGTGCGCATGCTCGCGGTCAATGTGTTGATGCATGCGGGACCGGCTGCCGCGCGTCACGTGCTGCTCGAACAACTGGTGGCGAAAATCGGCGAGACCTGCAATCTGACCATGCTCTCCGGCAACGATATCGTCTACGTGGACCGCGTCGAAACCGAATGGCCGCTGCGCATGCATTTGCAGCCCGGTTCACATGTGCCGCTGCACTGCTCGGCGAGCGGCAAGCTTCTGCTGAGTTTTCTGCCGAAGGACAGACGCGAACGCGTGATCGAGACGCTGCCGCTGCGCGGTTATTCGGAACGGACGATCACCGATCGCGATGCATTGCGCAAGGAATTGACCACCACGCGACGGCGGTTGCTCGCAATCAACAACCAGGAACATCTGCAAGGGCTGATCGCGATTGCCGTGCCGGTGATGCTGGATCGCAATCGCGCCTGCGCGGCCATTGCCGTGCAGGCGCCGGTGGGACGGGTCACGCTCGACGATCTGCTCGCCTTTGTGCCTGATTTGCGCCACGCGGCGGAAGAGACCGCGAAGACGTTTCGGGAATGA